The Acetomicrobium flavidum genome window below encodes:
- a CDS encoding thermonuclease family protein: protein MRFDRKALLAFLFICLLLLFNDLGEDQALVVDVIDGDTIVALTDRGQRETIRYLLIDTPELHHPNRGREELGEEAKGFNASLVLNNKVRIELDKQERDKYDRLLAYVWVDTSQGERMVNEALVEEGLALPYIIPPNGKYLNAIMEATKRARSRNVGLWKRAQGRIFTPDQIYSELPYLAGSFVTIKIKIDKIEKSGSRWILSQGKSKCRLVIYDNNEYLLPVKDSLIGREVKVVGKVAASHAGAEIVISDPAQIISKSPAGE, encoded by the coding sequence ATGAGGTTTGACCGAAAGGCGCTTCTCGCCTTCTTGTTCATCTGTCTTTTACTGCTTTTCAATGACCTGGGCGAGGATCAGGCGCTTGTGGTCGATGTCATCGACGGCGATACCATAGTGGCACTGACCGATCGGGGACAAAGGGAAACGATAAGGTATCTGCTCATAGATACTCCGGAACTCCACCATCCAAATCGAGGCAGGGAAGAGCTGGGGGAGGAGGCCAAAGGCTTTAACGCATCGCTCGTATTAAATAACAAAGTTAGGATAGAGTTGGACAAACAGGAAAGGGACAAATACGACAGGCTGCTTGCCTACGTATGGGTAGATACGAGCCAGGGGGAAAGGATGGTCAACGAAGCGCTCGTGGAGGAGGGGCTTGCCTTGCCCTACATCATCCCGCCAAACGGAAAATATTTAAACGCCATCATGGAGGCGACCAAGCGTGCGCGAAGCAGAAACGTGGGGCTTTGGAAGAGGGCACAGGGCAGGATATTTACCCCCGATCAGATTTACTCCGAATTGCCCTACCTGGCAGGCAGCTTCGTTACGATAAAAATTAAAATCGATAAGATCGAAAAGTCAGGCTCAAGGTGGATATTATCGCAGGGGAAATCCAAATGCCGCCTGGTCATCTACGACAACAATGAATATCTGCTTCCCGTCAAAGACTCCCTGATCGGAAGAGAGGTTAAGGTCGTTGGCAAGGTAGCGGCTTCTCATGCGGGAGCTGAGATAGTCATATCAGATCCTGCCCAAATTATCTCGAAAAGCCCTGCAGGTGAGTAA
- a CDS encoding PPC domain-containing DNA-binding protein, whose translation MSGKSIYVRNDNYLIVRLRDGDDFFERLTAVLEEEKIRSAILVSAVGMMRDVEIGWFGGEEYQKRTMSEPMELLSMTGSVNAKEDGSLFMHLHVVLGSSELNTVGGHLFRATVHQTNELVFLLPRGITLKRLKEGEGLLRLFPELKR comes from the coding sequence ATGTCCGGCAAAAGCATCTACGTGCGCAACGACAATTATCTTATAGTGCGACTCAGAGACGGCGACGACTTTTTTGAAAGGCTTACTGCCGTCCTGGAGGAGGAGAAGATCAGGTCTGCAATTTTGGTATCGGCAGTGGGGATGATGAGGGACGTCGAAATAGGGTGGTTTGGGGGCGAAGAATATCAAAAAAGAACCATGAGTGAGCCGATGGAGCTTCTTTCAATGACGGGATCGGTCAACGCGAAGGAAGATGGGAGCTTATTTATGCACCTCCATGTCGTGCTTGGCAGTTCGGAACTTAACACCGTTGGAGGACACCTCTTTCGTGCCACCGTGCACCAGACTAATGAATTGGTGTTTCTGCTCCCGAGGGGCATAACCTTGAAGCGCCTCAAGGAAGGCGAAGGGTTGTTGCGACTATTTCCCGAGCTTAAACGATAA
- a CDS encoding Rossmann-like domain-containing protein: MRIFDAILRGLKDFPDGNVSDIVLGWYGSVVVLKDGRYGLGSVPSAKHLETFEISSLQTRHLLRLSAQELAELLVSPYPQEFAIASAAASALASIKVPGIPLEDFLESLNSKKLYIIGYERPLVLLFNNLNLKPCVLDDLSRKPGVLPSWVGPHLLNDADWLWITCQALRDRQMLSLEKLIKNTKKVVLLGPGVPWLPDVLRAMGINFVAQPRPLQDKAREIFNYIAAGGNYWDHELFSWEVHRL; the protein is encoded by the coding sequence TTGCGAATATTCGATGCAATCCTAAGGGGGCTCAAGGATTTTCCCGACGGAAACGTGAGCGATATCGTCCTTGGATGGTATGGGAGCGTCGTCGTGCTCAAAGACGGTCGTTATGGCCTGGGCTCCGTGCCTTCCGCCAAACATCTTGAGACCTTTGAGATTTCTTCCCTTCAGACTCGACATCTCCTACGGCTGTCCGCCCAGGAGCTGGCCGAGCTTCTGGTCTCTCCCTACCCGCAGGAATTCGCCATAGCAAGCGCAGCAGCATCGGCACTGGCATCCATAAAGGTCCCGGGCATACCTCTGGAGGACTTCCTGGAGAGCTTGAACTCCAAGAAGCTATACATAATAGGATACGAGCGGCCGCTTGTCCTCCTATTTAATAATCTCAATTTAAAGCCCTGCGTCTTGGATGATTTGTCTCGAAAGCCCGGCGTACTGCCATCTTGGGTGGGACCTCACCTCCTAAACGACGCCGATTGGCTATGGATAACCTGTCAAGCTCTGAGAGACAGGCAAATGTTATCGCTGGAAAAGTTGATAAAAAACACGAAAAAAGTAGTCCTCCTGGGCCCCGGCGTGCCATGGTTGCCCGATGTCCTGAGGGCCATGGGGATCAACTTCGTAGCGCAACCTCGTCCATTGCAGGATAAGGCCAGAGAGATATTTAACTACATAGCAGCGGGCGGCAACTACTGGGATCATGAGCTTTTCTCATGGGAAGTCCATCGACTATAG